The following proteins are encoded in a genomic region of Gimesia algae:
- a CDS encoding YiiX/YebB-like N1pC/P60 family cysteine hydrolase yields the protein MSLFLSIAVLAATPQDTQRNEQPVEAAIPLMTSNFSTFDQLADSLTSRVQTGTLLFSKGDCLAVRIYTQSAYTHVAMIVMRNGEPLVYDSMNGVGARCLTLKNYLNTQRPATIHVFQPNAAFNPTMTARYERYLDQKLGTPYSIRHHLTGARARGIHCAEYAIDALSACHLMKAQSPAKVSPASLVTGIVQADRYSPSIIFELERPPLVAEKPRNWCHQLWMDTKNCTSACCVKLRGWVLCQ from the coding sequence ATGTCATTATTCCTGTCAATTGCGGTCCTCGCAGCGACACCACAGGATACCCAAAGGAATGAACAGCCAGTCGAGGCTGCAATACCACTGATGACTTCAAATTTTTCTACTTTCGACCAGCTGGCCGATTCCCTTACTTCTCGAGTGCAAACGGGAACCCTGCTGTTCAGTAAAGGCGATTGCCTTGCCGTTCGAATTTATACACAAAGCGCTTACACCCATGTCGCCATGATCGTGATGCGAAATGGCGAACCCCTGGTCTACGACAGTATGAACGGGGTTGGTGCCCGCTGCCTGACGTTGAAAAACTATCTGAATACGCAACGACCGGCAACCATACACGTGTTTCAACCCAATGCCGCGTTTAATCCAACGATGACTGCGCGATACGAACGCTACCTGGATCAGAAGCTGGGAACTCCCTACTCAATCCGGCATCATCTCACTGGCGCGCGCGCCCGAGGGATTCACTGCGCTGAATATGCTATTGATGCACTCTCAGCCTGCCATCTAATGAAGGCCCAGTCACCGGCGAAAGTTTCTCCTGCTTCTCTGGTCACGGGCATTGTTCAGGCAGATCGCTATTCGCCCTCGATCATCTTTGAACTGGAACGACCTCCGCTTGTGGCAGAAAAGCCTCGCAACTGGTGCCATCAACTCTGGATGGATACAAAGAACTGCACTTCTGCCTGCTGCGTCAAACTGCGTGGCTGGGTTCTCTGCCAGTAA
- a CDS encoding methyltransferase, with product MSRKSKKKQRQKRQAPPPEQLLLDYLPADWSSTQTLCFQSNLYPLTTAMMKRVSETDRIDCFSYDKTIAQRIQHKCSLLQEEQEQTPVWNTFCNSEFPTGDYEAVLLPLSEQFSDELARELTLSAAYALQTGGTLTIASSRTKDYEYHKFLQTLFDKVTRIVSDAGIIYQGKRQQTLPEKKCLQDESAMREGGQLLYAYTQPGVFSHRRPNQSARALINLMELSDESSILNLECGSGIVSFVAATRCPGAQIHAIDGNARAVKCTEQGIKKNQLSNVSVKLAAIDEGIMPESYDYLLTNKSYFNSEEQGEAFLQMCLRALKPGGLLQFSTKQYQWYAHRLLDLFTDVAIDGAVHHFMLTARKPE from the coding sequence ATGTCGCGTAAGTCGAAAAAAAAACAACGTCAAAAAAGACAGGCACCTCCGCCGGAACAGCTGCTGTTGGATTATCTGCCTGCGGACTGGAGCTCTACACAGACGCTCTGCTTTCAGTCCAATCTGTATCCACTCACGACTGCGATGATGAAGCGTGTCTCAGAAACAGATCGGATCGACTGTTTCAGCTACGATAAAACGATTGCACAGCGGATCCAGCATAAATGCAGTCTCCTGCAGGAAGAGCAGGAACAAACGCCCGTTTGGAATACTTTCTGCAACAGCGAATTTCCCACAGGCGATTATGAGGCCGTGCTGCTGCCACTCTCAGAACAGTTTTCCGATGAACTGGCGCGCGAACTGACACTTTCTGCGGCGTACGCGCTGCAGACGGGCGGTACGCTGACGATCGCTTCTTCACGCACCAAAGATTATGAATATCATAAATTTCTGCAGACACTGTTCGACAAAGTCACACGTATTGTCTCTGATGCCGGCATCATCTACCAGGGCAAGCGACAGCAGACACTGCCTGAGAAAAAATGTCTACAGGACGAGTCTGCCATGCGTGAAGGCGGGCAACTGCTTTACGCCTACACACAGCCGGGTGTCTTCAGTCACCGTCGACCGAACCAGAGTGCCCGCGCGCTAATCAACCTGATGGAACTCTCTGACGAATCCTCCATCCTCAATCTGGAGTGTGGTTCCGGGATTGTCTCGTTTGTGGCAGCGACCCGCTGTCCTGGTGCTCAGATTCATGCCATCGACGGCAATGCCCGGGCGGTCAAATGCACAGAGCAGGGGATCAAGAAGAATCAACTCTCGAATGTATCAGTGAAATTAGCTGCGATTGACGAAGGCATCATGCCTGAGAGCTATGATTACCTGTTGACCAATAAATCTTATTTTAACAGCGAAGAGCAGGGCGAAGCCTTTCTGCAAATGTGCCTGCGGGCATTGAAGCCAGGGGGACTGCTGCAGTTCTCTACCAAACAGTATCAATGGTATGCGCATCGACTGCTCGACCTGTTCACTGATGTCGCCATCGATGGGGCCGTTCACCATTTCATGCTCACTGCCAGAAAACCGGAATAA
- a CDS encoding response regulator, with amino-acid sequence MSSEISLKNSKILIADDNHQNCELLDAYLLDEGYETFMAYDGKETLEKVAEIDPDLILLDIMMPKLSGYEVCAQLKQSDETKDIPILVITALNEMGDIEKSVQAGCDDFLTKPVNRIELTTRVRSLLRVRHLTHERDRLLAYLAEVEGTTRSTSSES; translated from the coding sequence ATGTCGTCTGAAATCTCTTTGAAGAATTCAAAAATACTCATCGCAGATGACAATCATCAGAACTGCGAACTGCTGGACGCGTATCTGCTGGACGAAGGCTATGAAACTTTTATGGCCTACGATGGGAAAGAGACACTGGAAAAGGTCGCTGAAATTGACCCTGATCTGATCCTGCTGGACATTATGATGCCGAAACTGAGTGGATACGAAGTGTGTGCCCAGCTCAAACAGAGTGATGAAACAAAAGACATTCCGATCCTCGTGATCACCGCACTGAATGAAATGGGCGATATCGAGAAGTCGGTTCAGGCCGGCTGCGATGACTTTTTGACCAAGCCCGTCAATCGAATCGAATTAACGACCCGCGTCCGCTCTCTGTTACGTGTCAGACACCTGACACATGAGCGCGATCGTCTGCTGGCTTATCTCGCTGAAGTAGAAGGCACGACCCGCTCTACTTCCAGCGAGTCATAA
- a CDS encoding class I SAM-dependent rRNA methyltransferase, whose product MSDSEPSVSEDQVATDTRPTPRVILKPRRALPFFGRHPWVFAGAISRIEGNPNTGQEVILLSDKGEFIAHGLFNPNSNIRVRLYSWDESAVLDDAFWTNRLQQAVALREQVGLLENFETSGCRVVFSEADQLSGLTIDRYGAWFLVQFSSLALSQKQDLIIRFLKERFPARGIWLRTEKGMREAEGLEISDQLLDGEEPPAHFFLEENGIRYGMSMVTGQKTGFYLDQRENRLAAARYLKNHRTLELHCYTGAFALNAVIHGQAQSVLSYDSSQSAIDQATANAELNGIGSRIRFQTGKAYAVLEQFKAEGEQFDSIILDPPKMARHRSGVKQALKGYFSLNRLAFDVLKPGGILITCSCSGLISQVEFQQMLASVSQHTGRHMQVLEQRSQPADHPVSPSCPENQYLKCFICRVL is encoded by the coding sequence ATGAGTGATTCAGAACCCTCGGTCTCCGAAGACCAAGTCGCCACCGATACCAGACCAACTCCACGCGTCATACTGAAACCGCGACGCGCGCTTCCCTTTTTCGGACGACATCCCTGGGTATTTGCCGGCGCGATCTCCCGCATCGAGGGCAATCCGAATACCGGTCAAGAAGTGATCCTGCTCTCCGACAAAGGTGAATTTATCGCCCACGGGCTGTTCAACCCCAACAGTAACATTCGCGTCCGCCTGTATTCCTGGGATGAGTCGGCAGTCCTTGACGACGCGTTCTGGACCAACCGGCTTCAGCAGGCAGTGGCGTTACGGGAACAGGTCGGGCTGTTGGAGAACTTTGAGACTTCCGGTTGCCGAGTAGTCTTCAGTGAAGCCGATCAGCTTTCAGGACTGACAATTGACCGTTACGGCGCCTGGTTCCTGGTCCAGTTTTCCAGCCTGGCGCTCTCGCAGAAACAGGACCTGATTATTCGCTTCCTCAAAGAGCGTTTTCCTGCCAGGGGGATCTGGTTGAGAACCGAAAAAGGGATGCGGGAAGCCGAAGGACTGGAAATTTCCGATCAGCTCCTGGATGGCGAAGAACCGCCGGCTCATTTCTTCCTGGAGGAAAACGGGATTCGTTACGGCATGAGCATGGTCACCGGTCAGAAAACCGGCTTTTACCTGGATCAGCGGGAAAACCGTCTCGCCGCGGCCCGCTATCTTAAGAATCACCGAACGCTGGAACTGCATTGTTATACCGGCGCTTTTGCTCTGAATGCTGTCATCCACGGACAGGCACAATCTGTATTGTCTTACGACTCTTCACAGTCTGCCATCGATCAGGCCACCGCGAACGCCGAGCTCAACGGGATTGGGAGTCGCATTCGCTTTCAGACTGGCAAAGCTTATGCAGTCCTGGAACAGTTTAAAGCAGAAGGGGAACAGTTCGATTCGATCATTCTCGATCCCCCCAAAATGGCCCGACACCGCAGTGGGGTCAAGCAGGCATTGAAAGGTTATTTCAGTCTCAATCGTCTGGCATTTGATGTATTGAAACCGGGTGGCATCCTGATTACCTGCAGTTGCTCCGGTTTGATCAGCCAGGTGGAGTTTCAGCAGATGCTCGCATCGGTTTCACAACACACCGGGCGGCACATGCAGGTCCTGGAACAACGCAGCCAGCCAGCCGACCACCCCGTCTCTCCCAGTTGCCCCGAAAATCAATACTTAAAATGTTTTATCTGCCGTGTTCTGTAA
- a CDS encoding glutaredoxin family protein, with amino-acid sequence MSTMTHKEELPHGLPFLGNSMLFLGLGILALSLTGTEWLPFHMPRSWYQSPSIWKLLALCMTGGGIAILKQVSSTEMRDRERKRQLPPKEDWMPEEPGQRFETLLVYTKENCPLCEEAAEILEDYAAYLPEIEFVDIYSDPGLIEQFGTCVPVVAIDGKIRFRGRINEVLLRRLIVASPVTIAPAASSGCGCNKQSCGCKRQKSSIDSNSESTSQSAGCGGQCKCA; translated from the coding sequence ATGAGCACAATGACACACAAAGAAGAACTTCCACACGGATTACCTTTTCTAGGTAACTCGATGTTATTTCTAGGCTTAGGAATCCTGGCACTCTCTCTGACAGGTACGGAATGGCTGCCATTCCACATGCCCCGCTCCTGGTACCAGAGCCCTTCAATCTGGAAATTACTGGCCCTTTGCATGACAGGCGGCGGCATCGCCATCCTGAAACAGGTTTCCAGTACAGAAATGAGAGACAGGGAACGAAAACGCCAGCTTCCGCCAAAAGAGGACTGGATGCCTGAAGAACCTGGCCAACGTTTCGAAACGCTTCTTGTTTATACGAAAGAAAACTGCCCGCTCTGCGAAGAAGCAGCAGAAATTCTGGAAGACTACGCCGCCTATCTGCCTGAAATCGAATTTGTAGATATCTACAGTGATCCCGGTCTGATTGAACAGTTCGGAACCTGCGTGCCTGTCGTGGCCATAGATGGAAAAATCCGCTTTCGAGGCCGGATCAATGAGGTTCTGCTGCGGCGTTTGATCGTGGCTTCTCCCGTGACGATAGCCCCTGCCGCCTCATCAGGTTGTGGCTGTAACAAGCAGAGTTGCGGCTGTAAACGCCAGAAATCCAGCATTGATTCCAACAGCGAATCGACCAGCCAATCGGCTGGATGTGGTGGTCAGTGCAAGTGTGCCTGA